A genomic region of Gemmata massiliana contains the following coding sequences:
- a CDS encoding sigma-70 family RNA polymerase sigma factor encodes MTIADTLRRLGCSAPDPRSDGELLHGFASARDEGAFTELLRRFGPTVYGVCRRVLGNVPDADDAFQAVFLVLARRAPELRTPAGIGNWLYGVAVRTATKARIMNAKRRARQRSDRTSRSVSYPPPVAPDPDTRAAIDAELAALPDRYRAALVACDLNGRTRREAARELGWPEGTVAARLAHARRLLAARLTRRGVTLTAGALAAVPVPASVAAETVAAVRALHATGTAALISPAAQRLSDEATRSVTTIPERWLVWCGLVLALVAGGAVLRATPDHDPLLPAPQFVAAPVPRAAEVEWREAQPIELSDGGRVTSVAFAPGGKTFAVCRDSGDIDFFDPVTRKHQQRMAVRHDPTVNANTEVGTSTVLAFRPTPHSALGDVFAVTHKNGVIFGTTTIGLLADNAAAVTGVPGNWALKGLDPHALVWVPGADGSACVAVTNGAVTTAAPKAAAGMEPQFPGEDKFRHKPTPLAPLPGSRLLTTFKAVEDTGTSLQLHIVPLTGPNKRVKLTGHRARPTCAAAAPDGKTLVTGDERGEVIVWDGETGEATSRVVLGAGLVQLALAPDERTLAAVCVRPLKVAGGERTELELYLLDARSLRAKPKPCWTTGDKPLPGRLEGTASLAFSSNGKTLLVAVADPFARTTPAELPKSMGVRVWERVPKK; translated from the coding sequence ATGACTATCGCTGACACCCTCCGACGCCTCGGTTGTTCCGCGCCCGACCCGCGATCGGACGGCGAGTTGCTCCACGGGTTCGCGAGCGCCCGCGACGAGGGCGCGTTCACCGAGCTGCTCCGCCGGTTCGGGCCGACCGTGTACGGCGTGTGCCGCCGGGTACTGGGAAATGTCCCGGACGCCGATGACGCCTTTCAAGCGGTGTTCCTGGTGCTGGCCCGCAGGGCTCCCGAACTGCGCACCCCTGCGGGTATCGGCAACTGGCTGTACGGGGTCGCTGTTCGCACCGCAACCAAGGCCCGAATCATGAACGCGAAGCGACGCGCCCGACAACGGTCGGACCGCACCTCTCGATCGGTTTCGTACCCGCCCCCGGTCGCTCCGGATCCGGACACGCGCGCCGCTATTGATGCCGAACTCGCTGCACTGCCGGATCGGTACCGGGCCGCGCTCGTGGCCTGTGATCTGAACGGCCGGACCCGGCGCGAGGCGGCCCGCGAGCTCGGGTGGCCCGAGGGCACCGTGGCCGCCCGGCTCGCGCACGCCCGGCGCCTGCTCGCGGCCCGGCTCACGCGGCGCGGCGTCACGCTCACGGCCGGTGCCCTCGCGGCCGTGCCGGTGCCCGCATCCGTCGCCGCCGAAACGGTCGCGGCCGTGCGCGCACTTCACGCCACCGGCACGGCGGCACTCATCTCTCCGGCCGCTCAACGACTCTCCGACGAGGCCACGAGATCCGTGACGACGATCCCCGAGCGGTGGTTGGTCTGGTGCGGCCTGGTGCTGGCGCTCGTAGCGGGCGGGGCGGTACTTCGTGCCACGCCCGACCACGACCCACTGCTCCCGGCGCCCCAGTTCGTTGCGGCCCCGGTGCCAAGAGCCGCGGAAGTCGAGTGGCGGGAGGCGCAACCGATCGAGTTGAGTGACGGGGGGCGGGTCACGAGTGTGGCGTTCGCACCGGGGGGCAAGACCTTCGCGGTGTGCCGGGACAGCGGCGACATCGATTTCTTCGACCCGGTAACCCGTAAGCACCAGCAGCGAATGGCCGTGCGACACGATCCCACGGTGAACGCGAACACCGAGGTTGGGACGAGTACGGTGCTGGCGTTCCGACCGACGCCCCACTCCGCGCTCGGTGACGTGTTCGCCGTTACGCACAAGAACGGTGTGATTTTCGGAACCACGACCATCGGCCTGCTCGCGGACAACGCCGCGGCCGTGACCGGTGTGCCGGGGAACTGGGCGCTCAAGGGCCTGGACCCGCACGCCCTGGTCTGGGTACCGGGGGCCGACGGGAGCGCGTGCGTGGCCGTAACGAACGGGGCCGTTACCACCGCGGCGCCCAAAGCCGCCGCGGGCATGGAACCTCAATTCCCCGGAGAGGACAAGTTCCGGCACAAGCCGACCCCGCTCGCCCCGTTACCCGGCTCACGGCTCCTGACGACCTTCAAGGCGGTCGAGGATACGGGCACGAGTCTGCAGTTGCACATCGTGCCGCTCACCGGCCCCAACAAGCGGGTGAAGCTGACCGGTCACCGCGCCCGTCCAACGTGTGCGGCCGCGGCACCGGACGGGAAAACACTCGTTACCGGCGACGAGCGTGGCGAGGTGATCGTGTGGGACGGAGAAACGGGCGAGGCCACGTCACGGGTGGTGCTCGGTGCGGGGTTAGTGCAACTCGCACTCGCGCCCGATGAGCGGACGCTCGCGGCCGTATGTGTGCGTCCGTTGAAGGTGGCCGGCGGGGAGCGCACCGAGTTGGAACTGTACCTGTTGGACGCCCGATCTCTGCGCGCGAAACCGAAACCCTGTTGGACGACCGGTGACAAACCGCTCCCCGGTCGGCTCGAAGGAACGGCTTCGCTCGCGTTCAGCTCGAATGGGAAGACACTCCTGGTCGCGGTCGCTGACCCGTTCGCACGAACTACTCCGGCTGAATTACCCAAAT
- a CDS encoding serine/threonine-protein kinase — MGESAAHGERPEPVEPRPVRSGPETARFGQAVGGADPKQLPPRGAPPAGLVIGRYPIEREIGRGGMGVVYLARDPQLDRSVALKVMHSDEPGALVRFRLEASALALLAHPNAVRVYEAGEDNGWTYLAMEYVEGPSLADALVTGPLDPLRAAALVGAVAGAVDAAHSAGVLHRDLKPANVLLDGAGVPKITDFGLAKRIGSAHGPTQTNVTIGTPSYMAPEQADARPVDARTDVYGLGATLYECLTGQPPFVGTTPNVLAWVRSADPARPRRVNPAVPVDLETVCLKCLAKDPIARYPSAAELADELGRVCRGEPVRARPVGPARRAWLWCRRNRTVAALSALTALALVTGCAAAGWQAHRATVARDAEVAQRQEAEAERTRARAAEAAALGDKRRAEDAAEETAAINGFLLDDLLRQASSRAQADARLAPDPKLTVREALDRAAESVGSRFRNRPAAEEAVRAALGATYLDVGAFDRARTQLRAAFELRTARLGPDHRDTLKLMNGLGRAAHEAGNPGDAVRVLEECARRAHAVLGRADRDALAVLSNLASAHRAAGAPARALALHEECLARRREALGTADPDTIRSMNNVAEHYRGAGRARDAVSLAEEGLALARRHLGPAHPDTLVAMVTLAMIYRETGRRAEMVALAEEALRVGRSDLGPGHPQTLAAMNALALAYQSAGRTREGLALAEESLRAHRRTLGTSHPYTLTLLYNTAVAYLTAGRVADAAPLFEDCLQRRREVSGPEHPDTVRAMCMLATAHRFAGRPFEARPLLEESVRVLGRTSGGDPAFARAMVNNLAVVYRETGRPGDAVPLYRDLLRSAREQHAPDHPEALAALSDLASALRESGNPGEALPMHEAVWRARSARAPAAPLTAEAEVLLGACLQQLDRFTDAEPRLLAGHKALSAAKGAPAKLIALNRRALADLYVRWGRALDADRWRDPVPLAPPPRAAARPPTKL; from the coding sequence ATGGGTGAATCCGCGGCACACGGTGAGCGCCCCGAGCCCGTTGAACCGAGGCCGGTCCGGTCCGGTCCGGAGACGGCCCGGTTCGGCCAGGCCGTCGGGGGCGCCGACCCGAAACAACTTCCGCCCCGCGGCGCCCCGCCCGCGGGCCTGGTCATCGGGCGGTACCCGATCGAGCGCGAGATCGGGCGCGGCGGTATGGGGGTCGTGTACCTGGCCCGTGACCCCCAACTCGACCGGTCCGTCGCGCTCAAGGTCATGCACTCCGACGAGCCCGGCGCGCTCGTGCGCTTCCGCCTCGAGGCGAGCGCGCTCGCGCTCCTCGCGCACCCGAACGCGGTGCGCGTTTACGAGGCCGGGGAGGACAACGGGTGGACGTACCTGGCGATGGAGTACGTCGAGGGCCCGTCGCTCGCGGACGCGCTCGTGACGGGGCCGCTCGACCCGCTCCGGGCCGCGGCCCTCGTGGGCGCGGTCGCGGGCGCCGTGGACGCGGCCCATTCCGCCGGGGTGCTGCACCGCGACCTGAAGCCCGCCAACGTGCTCCTCGACGGCGCCGGGGTTCCGAAGATCACCGACTTCGGGCTCGCCAAGCGGATCGGGTCCGCCCACGGACCGACGCAGACCAACGTCACCATCGGGACGCCGTCGTACATGGCCCCCGAACAAGCGGACGCGCGCCCGGTGGACGCACGGACCGACGTGTACGGCCTCGGGGCCACGCTCTACGAGTGCTTGACCGGTCAGCCCCCGTTCGTCGGGACCACGCCCAACGTGCTCGCCTGGGTCCGGAGCGCCGACCCGGCACGGCCCCGGCGCGTGAACCCCGCGGTCCCCGTTGATCTCGAGACGGTGTGCCTGAAGTGCCTCGCCAAGGACCCGATCGCGCGGTACCCGAGCGCGGCCGAGCTGGCCGACGAGCTCGGCCGCGTGTGCCGCGGGGAACCGGTCCGGGCGCGCCCGGTCGGCCCCGCGCGCCGGGCGTGGCTCTGGTGCCGCAGGAACCGAACCGTTGCCGCCCTGTCGGCCCTGACCGCTCTCGCCCTGGTCACGGGCTGCGCCGCCGCCGGGTGGCAAGCGCACCGGGCGACGGTGGCGCGCGACGCCGAGGTCGCGCAGCGACAGGAAGCCGAGGCCGAGCGCACCCGGGCCCGGGCGGCCGAGGCGGCAGCCCTGGGCGACAAGCGCCGCGCCGAGGACGCGGCCGAAGAGACCGCGGCGATCAACGGGTTCCTGCTGGACGACCTGCTGCGCCAGGCGTCGAGCCGCGCCCAGGCGGACGCGCGCCTGGCCCCGGACCCGAAACTGACGGTTCGCGAGGCCCTGGACCGGGCGGCTGAATCCGTGGGATCCCGGTTCCGCAACCGCCCGGCGGCCGAAGAAGCGGTTCGGGCGGCTCTGGGGGCGACGTACTTGGACGTTGGGGCGTTCGACCGCGCCCGGACCCAACTCCGGGCCGCGTTCGAGCTCCGGACCGCGCGCCTCGGGCCGGACCACCGGGACACGCTCAAACTCATGAACGGCCTCGGGCGCGCGGCACACGAGGCCGGAAACCCCGGGGACGCGGTGCGCGTCCTCGAAGAGTGCGCGCGTCGGGCGCACGCGGTCCTCGGGCGCGCCGACCGCGACGCGCTCGCGGTCCTGAGCAACCTCGCTTCGGCCCACCGAGCGGCCGGCGCACCGGCCCGGGCGCTGGCGCTACACGAGGAGTGCCTGGCGCGGCGGCGCGAGGCACTCGGGACCGCCGACCCGGACACGATCCGCTCGATGAACAACGTGGCCGAGCACTACCGGGGCGCCGGGCGGGCGCGCGACGCGGTGTCGCTCGCCGAAGAGGGGCTGGCCCTGGCGCGCCGGCACCTCGGCCCCGCGCACCCCGATACGCTCGTCGCAATGGTCACGCTCGCCATGATCTACCGCGAGACCGGGCGCCGGGCCGAGATGGTCGCGCTGGCGGAAGAGGCCCTGCGGGTCGGGCGCTCGGACCTCGGACCGGGGCACCCGCAAACGCTCGCCGCGATGAACGCGCTCGCCCTCGCGTACCAGAGCGCGGGGCGGACGAGAGAGGGGCTCGCGCTCGCGGAGGAGAGCCTGCGGGCGCACCGGCGCACGCTCGGCACGAGCCACCCGTACACGCTCACGCTCCTCTACAACACGGCCGTCGCGTACCTGACGGCCGGGCGCGTGGCCGATGCCGCTCCCCTGTTCGAGGACTGCCTCCAGCGGCGGCGCGAGGTGAGCGGCCCCGAGCACCCGGACACCGTGCGCGCGATGTGTATGCTGGCGACGGCCCACCGGTTCGCGGGGCGCCCGTTCGAGGCGCGCCCTTTGCTCGAAGAGAGCGTTCGGGTGCTGGGCCGAACGTCCGGGGGCGACCCGGCCTTCGCCCGCGCGATGGTCAACAACCTCGCGGTCGTGTACCGGGAGACCGGGCGCCCGGGGGACGCGGTGCCGCTCTACCGGGATCTGCTCCGGTCCGCGCGCGAGCAGCACGCACCCGACCACCCGGAGGCGCTCGCGGCCCTTTCGGACCTCGCCTCGGCGCTGCGCGAATCGGGGAACCCGGGGGAGGCGCTCCCGATGCACGAGGCCGTGTGGCGCGCGCGCTCCGCCCGCGCGCCGGCGGCCCCGCTGACCGCCGAGGCCGAGGTGCTGCTGGGCGCCTGCCTCCAGCAGCTCGACCGCTTCACCGACGCGGAACCGCGCCTCCTCGCGGGCCACAAGGCGCTCAGCGCGGCCAAGGGCGCGCCCGCGAAGCTGATCGCCCTGAACCGGCGCGCGCTCGCCGACCTGTACGTCCGGTGGGGGCGCGCCCTGGACGCCGATCGGTGGCGCGATCCGGTCCCACTCGCTCCCCCGCCCCGCGCCGCGGCCCGGCCCCCGACGAAACTGTGA
- a CDS encoding sigma-54-dependent transcriptional regulator has product MTASPAHAPVILVAEDAPATRSNLTLLLRSEGYTVREAADGDAAAEALGDPGVAAALLDLKMPGRDGLAVLRAHADRLEEVPVVVVTAYGGSSAAIEAMRLGAYDYLTKPFDLDEVLLTVRRALTQRALVAQVQALSADPLADDPDPERDELVGRSPAMVAVFKAIGLVAPADEPVLILGESGTGKELVANAIHRNSPRAARPLVKVNCAALSPTLLESELFGHEKGAFTGAVARRRGRFEQAHGGTLFLDEVGELGLELQAKLLRVLQSGTFERVGGEETLTADARVVAATNRDLKARVAAGEFREDLYYRLDVVAVTLPPLRSRKDDVPLLAEYVVKQLARKHGWPGLALSPEAVVALGRREWPGNVRELRNALARAAILARGRVVRAEHLAGDDPATVPVPPVVVPPGAGALDLRAAVAEAERRVIRQALEQAGGNRTRAAELLGISRRQLFDKVRAYGLDR; this is encoded by the coding sequence ATGACCGCGAGCCCCGCGCACGCGCCGGTGATCCTGGTCGCCGAGGACGCCCCCGCGACCCGCTCGAACCTGACCCTGTTGCTCCGGTCCGAGGGCTACACCGTGCGCGAGGCCGCCGACGGCGACGCGGCCGCGGAAGCGCTCGGGGACCCGGGCGTCGCGGCCGCCCTGTTGGACCTCAAGATGCCCGGGCGCGACGGGCTCGCGGTCCTGCGCGCGCACGCGGACCGGCTCGAGGAGGTGCCGGTGGTGGTGGTCACGGCCTACGGGGGCAGTTCGGCCGCGATCGAGGCCATGAGGCTCGGGGCCTACGACTACCTCACCAAGCCGTTCGACCTGGACGAGGTCCTGTTGACCGTCCGCCGGGCACTCACACAGCGCGCCCTCGTGGCCCAGGTGCAGGCGCTGTCCGCCGACCCGCTCGCCGACGACCCGGACCCGGAGCGGGACGAACTGGTGGGGCGGTCGCCCGCGATGGTCGCGGTGTTCAAGGCGATCGGGCTGGTGGCCCCGGCTGACGAGCCCGTACTGATCCTGGGCGAATCGGGCACCGGGAAGGAACTGGTCGCCAACGCGATCCACCGGAACTCGCCCCGGGCCGCGCGCCCGCTGGTCAAGGTGAACTGCGCGGCCCTGAGCCCGACGCTGCTGGAGAGCGAGCTGTTCGGGCACGAGAAGGGCGCGTTCACCGGCGCGGTGGCCCGGCGCCGGGGCCGGTTCGAGCAGGCGCACGGGGGCACGCTGTTCCTCGACGAGGTCGGCGAACTCGGGCTCGAGCTCCAGGCGAAGTTGCTCCGCGTGCTCCAGAGTGGCACGTTCGAGCGCGTCGGGGGCGAGGAGACGCTGACCGCGGACGCGCGCGTCGTGGCGGCGACCAACCGCGACCTCAAAGCCCGGGTCGCGGCCGGCGAGTTCCGCGAGGACCTCTATTACCGGCTCGACGTGGTCGCCGTGACGCTCCCGCCCTTGCGCTCTCGCAAGGACGACGTCCCGCTGTTGGCCGAATACGTCGTGAAGCAGCTCGCGCGGAAGCACGGTTGGCCGGGGCTCGCGCTGTCACCGGAGGCGGTGGTCGCGCTGGGCCGGCGCGAGTGGCCGGGGAACGTCCGCGAGTTGCGGAACGCACTGGCCCGGGCCGCGATTCTGGCCCGGGGGCGGGTCGTGCGCGCGGAACACCTCGCCGGCGACGATCCCGCGACCGTGCCGGTCCCCCCGGTCGTCGTTCCGCCCGGGGCCGGCGCGCTCGACCTGCGTGCGGCCGTGGCCGAGGCCGAGCGGCGGGTGATCCGGCAGGCCCTGGAGCAGGCCGGCGGGAACCGCACCCGTGCGGCCGAGCTACTGGGCATCAGCCGCCGGCAACTGTTCGACAAGGTCCGCGCGTACGGCCTCGACCGGTGA
- a CDS encoding two-component system sensor histidine kinase NtrB yields the protein MGWARVTVVVLVFVVSLAALAASSALALWGGADEFAARDRLRAAATELGAAGHGPVNELPPDDAGSVVPEPDNRRLTELARRVLANYPGTEGGFYFVRSDQFAGTAVNGAGPEPPATDRAGAENKGQEPKAEQKKGGKKDGDKKGNAPPNAPGGPARRDPPPLEAPSIRQQCRAAAGAEPGWPPGVEVRDVGPSRVAVAALAVGDERPARAAVWVMVRLTGPEQQKARLTRLQAATGLSLGGVVLALGLIGALAASLRREARRRAALGDELRRAEHLAVLGRLLAGVAHEVRNPLAAIRSTVQLWERLPVQARTPESLAAVVGSVDRLNELVGRLLLFARAGHEGHRPVDVNAVTAEVLELVRAGAESQGVAIEPDFAPNLPPVSGAAQAIGQVVLNLVTNALIAMPAGGRLTCRTRVLPGNRVELVVDDTGPGVPSEARDRIFEPFFTTRSGGTGLGLALCREVARQHGGDVTCDPAAGAGATFRLTLPIGGGVP from the coding sequence ATGGGTTGGGCGCGGGTCACCGTGGTGGTCCTGGTGTTCGTGGTGTCGCTCGCGGCACTCGCGGCCAGCAGCGCGCTGGCCCTGTGGGGGGGCGCCGACGAGTTCGCGGCCCGCGACCGGCTCCGGGCCGCGGCCACCGAGCTGGGGGCCGCGGGCCACGGACCCGTGAACGAGTTGCCACCGGACGACGCGGGTAGCGTGGTACCGGAACCGGACAACCGCCGGCTCACCGAACTCGCGCGGCGGGTGCTCGCGAACTACCCGGGTACGGAGGGCGGGTTCTACTTCGTGCGCTCGGACCAGTTCGCCGGGACCGCGGTGAACGGGGCGGGGCCGGAACCGCCCGCCACCGATCGAGCGGGTGCCGAAAACAAGGGCCAGGAGCCGAAAGCGGAGCAGAAGAAGGGCGGGAAAAAAGACGGTGACAAGAAAGGGAACGCGCCGCCGAACGCTCCCGGCGGCCCCGCCCGGCGCGATCCCCCGCCCCTGGAAGCGCCGTCGATCCGGCAGCAGTGCCGCGCGGCCGCGGGGGCCGAACCCGGGTGGCCGCCGGGCGTGGAGGTCCGGGACGTGGGGCCGAGCCGGGTCGCGGTCGCGGCGCTGGCCGTGGGCGACGAGCGCCCGGCCCGGGCGGCGGTGTGGGTCATGGTCCGGCTCACCGGCCCGGAGCAGCAGAAGGCCCGCCTCACCCGGCTCCAGGCGGCGACGGGGCTCTCGCTCGGGGGCGTGGTCCTGGCCCTGGGGCTGATCGGCGCGCTCGCCGCGTCGCTCCGGCGCGAGGCCCGGCGCCGGGCGGCCCTCGGGGACGAGCTGCGCCGGGCCGAGCACCTCGCGGTCCTGGGCCGGTTACTCGCGGGCGTGGCCCACGAGGTGCGCAACCCGCTGGCCGCGATCCGCTCGACCGTGCAGCTCTGGGAGCGGCTCCCGGTCCAGGCCCGCACGCCGGAGTCGCTCGCGGCCGTCGTCGGCTCCGTCGATCGGTTGAACGAGCTGGTCGGCCGGTTGCTCCTGTTCGCCCGGGCCGGGCACGAGGGCCACCGGCCCGTGGACGTCAACGCGGTGACCGCCGAGGTGCTCGAACTCGTCCGCGCCGGAGCCGAATCGCAGGGCGTCGCGATCGAGCCCGACTTTGCCCCGAACCTCCCACCTGTGAGCGGCGCGGCCCAGGCGATCGGTCAGGTCGTGTTGAACCTGGTGACCAACGCGCTCATCGCGATGCCGGCCGGCGGGCGGCTGACGTGCCGCACTCGTGTCCTACCCGGTAATCGGGTCGAGCTCGTGGTGGACGACACCGGACCGGGCGTTCCGTCCGAGGCGCGCGACCGCATCTTCGAGCCGTTCTTCACCACCCGTTCGGGCGGCACCGGTTTGGGGCTGGCCCTGTGTCGCGAGGTCGCCCGGCAGCACGGGGGCGACGTGACCTGCGACCCGGCCGCGGGGGCCGGTGCCACGTTCCGACTGACGCTCCCGATCGGAGGAGGTGTACCATGA
- a CDS encoding anion transporter, which translates to MSGTTALWLTLFWFGLTYLGLALGRLPGLRTDRAGVSLVGAAGVLACGLLSFEDAVKAVDFATIALLLGMMVVVAFLRRAGFFARLAGLALGRVKSPSGLLAVTMLLSGSLSALLVNDVVCLALTPLVLHLTRRLGLDPRPHLVGLAVASNLGSAATLTGNPQNMIIGGLSGISYLRFAAKLAPPALIGLAIGYVVTLVAYRKVLRNGASPETKPNGNGDRVPNGKRHTTLLAKSLFVTVAAVGLFFAGVPMAVVALGAAAVLLLDRVNPAKVYAHIDWGLLLMFAGLFVVVRAFEVHVLAASGVDEWAGRADPVWALSGLSAVLSNVVSNVPAVLLFKPVVGAMPDAARETAWLALALASTFAGNLTVLGSVANLIVVEQARKEGVTIGFWDYCRVGIPVTLITLVVGAAWLALVRY; encoded by the coding sequence GTGTCGGGAACAACTGCCCTGTGGTTGACGCTGTTCTGGTTCGGGCTGACCTACCTGGGGCTGGCCCTGGGCCGGCTCCCGGGGTTGCGCACCGACCGAGCCGGGGTCTCGCTGGTGGGTGCCGCGGGCGTTCTCGCGTGCGGCCTCCTGTCGTTCGAGGACGCGGTCAAGGCGGTCGATTTCGCGACGATCGCGCTGCTTTTGGGCATGATGGTGGTCGTCGCGTTCCTGCGCCGGGCGGGTTTCTTCGCCCGGCTCGCCGGGCTCGCGCTGGGGCGCGTGAAGTCGCCGAGCGGGCTGCTCGCGGTCACGATGCTCCTGTCCGGCTCCCTCTCGGCGCTCCTGGTCAACGACGTGGTGTGCCTGGCGTTGACACCTCTGGTGTTGCACCTCACGCGGCGCTTGGGACTCGACCCGCGCCCGCACCTGGTGGGACTCGCGGTGGCGAGTAATCTCGGGTCGGCTGCGACTCTCACCGGGAACCCGCAGAACATGATTATCGGGGGGCTGTCGGGGATCTCGTACCTGCGGTTCGCGGCCAAGCTCGCGCCCCCGGCCCTGATCGGTCTCGCCATTGGCTACGTCGTCACGCTGGTCGCCTATCGAAAGGTTCTCAGGAACGGTGCGTCGCCGGAAACGAAGCCGAACGGAAATGGTGACCGTGTGCCCAACGGGAAGCGGCACACCACGCTGCTCGCGAAGAGCTTGTTCGTCACGGTCGCGGCGGTCGGGTTGTTTTTCGCCGGGGTACCGATGGCCGTTGTCGCGCTCGGGGCCGCGGCCGTGTTGCTGCTCGACCGCGTGAACCCCGCGAAGGTGTACGCACACATCGACTGGGGCCTGCTCCTCATGTTCGCGGGGCTGTTCGTGGTGGTGCGGGCCTTTGAGGTTCACGTGCTCGCGGCGAGCGGGGTGGACGAGTGGGCGGGCCGGGCCGATCCGGTGTGGGCGCTCTCCGGGCTCTCGGCGGTCCTGTCGAACGTGGTCTCGAACGTCCCGGCCGTGCTCCTGTTCAAGCCGGTCGTGGGGGCCATGCCGGACGCGGCGCGCGAGACCGCGTGGCTGGCCCTGGCCCTGGCCAGCACGTTCGCGGGGAACCTGACGGTCCTCGGCTCGGTGGCGAACCTGATCGTGGTCGAGCAGGCCCGGAAAGAGGGCGTGACGATCGGGTTCTGGGACTACTGCCGGGTCGGTATCCCGGTCACGCTGATCACGCTCGTGGTCGGGGCCGCGTGGCTCGCCCTCGTCCGGTATTAA
- a CDS encoding metallophosphoesterase: MRTSEPVTVLIPGDLHLTEPGRPNHAAAARAVADANELIRPDFVQFIGDNVQDGSDEQFALFGALCARLHVPWFALVGDHDAQGDPTARRFRDRVGDPCGAVTVRGFRFLRLNTQEARPVGLSPGQVAWFRSEVDAALAAGERVVVFQHNYPYQIWEDFAGPGTGAWREIVQTRRVHALVCGHTHYWQLANDGRNVSAAVRSIGDPEGGAAGYAVAVFHGEDFAITYRPVAERGPLVLVTHPREALLATGPEHVVTGADEIRVRVWSGAPVGAVELCLNGGAGVPMDPCGDGFWRAPLPGARLAKGAHRLAVRAEDATGAAGGHEIEFAVDPTGRYTAVPMVRPLVTSTAFC; encoded by the coding sequence ATGAGGACGAGTGAACCGGTGACGGTGCTGATCCCGGGCGACCTGCACCTGACCGAGCCGGGCCGGCCGAACCACGCGGCCGCCGCCCGTGCCGTGGCTGACGCGAACGAGCTGATCCGCCCGGACTTCGTTCAGTTCATCGGCGACAACGTGCAGGACGGGTCCGACGAGCAGTTCGCCCTTTTCGGTGCCCTGTGCGCGCGACTGCACGTGCCGTGGTTCGCGCTCGTCGGCGATCACGACGCACAGGGGGATCCAACGGCGCGCCGGTTCCGGGACCGGGTGGGAGATCCGTGCGGGGCGGTCACGGTCCGCGGGTTCCGGTTCCTGCGCCTGAACACTCAGGAGGCGCGGCCGGTCGGACTGTCTCCCGGCCAGGTCGCGTGGTTCCGGTCGGAGGTCGATGCCGCGCTCGCGGCGGGCGAGCGCGTGGTGGTGTTCCAGCACAACTACCCGTACCAGATCTGGGAAGATTTTGCCGGTCCCGGTACCGGCGCCTGGCGCGAGATCGTACAGACGCGCCGGGTCCACGCCCTCGTGTGCGGCCACACGCACTACTGGCAGCTCGCCAACGACGGGCGCAACGTGTCCGCCGCGGTGCGCTCGATCGGTGACCCGGAGGGCGGGGCGGCGGGGTACGCGGTCGCGGTCTTCCACGGCGAAGATTTTGCCATCACGTACCGCCCGGTCGCGGAGCGCGGGCCGCTGGTCCTCGTCACCCACCCGCGTGAGGCCCTGCTCGCGACCGGGCCGGAACACGTCGTGACCGGGGCCGACGAGATCCGGGTTCGGGTCTGGTCGGGAGCGCCGGTCGGTGCGGTCGAATTGTGCCTGAACGGTGGCGCGGGGGTGCCGATGGACCCGTGCGGGGACGGGTTCTGGCGGGCGCCTCTACCCGGCGCGCGTCTGGCGAAGGGCGCCCACCGGCTCGCGGTGCGGGCCGAGGACGCGACCGGCGCCGCGGGCGGGCACGAGATCGAGTTCGCGGTCGATCCCACCGGGCGCTATACCGCCGTGCCGATGGTCCGGCCCCTGGTAACTTCAACGGCTTTTTGCTGA